TACTGGCGGCAGGCAGACCGAAAATTTTACGCGGATTGGTACTGAGCAGTTCCACCCATCTTGCTTCCGGAACAGCTGGCATGGCCAGTCTGAGTGCGGAATAGCAGGTTTCCAGACCCGTCATGCCGTATTTGGCATATTCGAATTCCAGCACTTTACTGTCTTTCTCATGCGGCCTGTGATGGGATGTGATACAGTCGATAGTGCCATCGGCTACGGCGTCCCGCAGAATATTGCGTTCTTTTTCGGGACGCAGGTGCGGGTACACTTTGAGGTTAGTATCGTAACCTTTCATCAGATCTTCATCAGTGAAGAGCAGGTGATAGGGGGTAACCGAGCAGGTGATGGGCAGACCGGCCTCTTTGGCGCGGCGGATATATTCCAGGGAGCGTGGAGATGTAACGCCGGTGAAGTGCAGCCTGGATTCCGCGTAGCGGGCCAGCTTGATATCGCGCGCTACCAGCAGCTCTTCGGCCATCATGGGCTTGCCGGGAAGGCCGAGACGGGTAGACACAACGCCTTCGTGCACCAGTCCGTTTGGACCAACGCTGCGATCGTCCGGGATCTGGATCAGTATGCCATCGAATGTCTTCACATATTGAAGGGCTTTCAGGAGTACGCCGGACGACTGAACAGGATTCAATCCGTCCGAGAAGGCGAGGGCGC
This portion of the Pseudobacter ginsenosidimutans genome encodes:
- a CDS encoding dihydroorotase — its product is MKFLIQQAKVTDPLSPLEGKKQDILIESGVIKDIQPSIQASADRVISGQDLYISPGWVDIFAEFGDPGYEYKETLETGAAAAAAGGFTDVLVVPNTKPVIDNKTQVSYIKGKSASLPVNIHPIGAISRGAEGKELAEMYDMRNAGALAFSDGLNPVQSSGVLLKALQYVKTFDGILIQIPDDRSVGPNGLVHEGVVSTRLGLPGKPMMAEELLVARDIKLARYAESRLHFTGVTSPRSLEYIRRAKEAGLPITCSVTPYHLLFTDEDLMKGYDTNLKVYPHLRPEKERNILRDAVADGTIDCITSHHRPHEKDSKVLEFEYAKYGMTGLETCYSALRLAMPAVPEARWVELLSTNPRKIFGLPAASIQKDASAHVTIWDAAAHITVNDAFFRSRSRNSAYSGMTLPGKVLGVINGDHASLHSL